One Belonocnema kinseyi isolate 2016_QV_RU_SX_M_011 chromosome 6, B_treatae_v1, whole genome shotgun sequence genomic region harbors:
- the LOC117174820 gene encoding uncharacterized protein LOC117174820, protein MGDNILFSKNEILSTEHEMPPTKYEMPFASGEIFSQARDSKENKSMDFLEEKTVLTYVESIRGVLSLDIQITDQVLQDVQRLMGELADDISDDNSTVQGIKKKTTTT, encoded by the exons ATGGgagataacattttattttcaaaaaatgaaattttatcaacGGAACATGAAATGCCACCCACTAAGTATGAAATGCCGTTTGCGAGTGGTGAAATATTTTCACAAGCAAGGGACagtaaagaaaataaatcaatggattttttggaagaaaaaactgTTCTAACATATGTGGAATCGATAAGAGGA GTATTGAGTCTTGACATACAAATTACTGATCAAGTTCTTCAAGACGTTCAACGATTAATGGGTGAATTAGCAGATGATATAAGCGATGACAACTCTACTGTGCA AGGGATAAAGAAGAAGACGACGACTACTTAG